The nucleotide window TAAGAGAAGCAATTAAGAATGCTGACGCCGTATTCAACGACGCCGCTGTGGTAAGTGTTCGCCTATCGGTCGAGAATCCACTGTTAATAAATGCCGTCAACGTCAATGGCGCATTAAACCTACTGAAAGCCAGTGTAGACTGCTGTGTGAAACGCTTTGTTCAGGCTTCGTCTGCTTCGATCTATGGAGAAACAAAGACGTTGCCAGTGACCGAGGATATGTCTCCGCAACCCATCTCTCCGTATGCTGTCTCGGAACTTGCCGCCGAAAACTATGCCCGAGTTTTCCACAAAGTCTACGGATTAGAAACCATTTGCCTCCGATACTTCAACGTTTATGGACCCAGACAGCTATACAGCGAGTACACTGGCGCCATAACCATATTCATGAACCGGCTTCTACACAACCATCCATTGACGATTTACGGCGACGGCGAGCAAACCAGAGACTTCGTCTACGTTGAAGACGTCGCTAGGGCAAACATGTTAGCACTGGCAAAAAAAGAAGCCTCCGGCGGAGTCTTCAACATCGCTACAGGCACAGCAACAAGCATAAACACCTTGGTACAGACGCTCATGAGAACCATGACCAAGACGCATCGCAGGCCATCATACGGAAAGCTAAAACCTGGTGAAATCAAGCACAGCTACGCCAGCATCGAGAAAGCCAAGAAAACCTTGAGATACAAACCAATGTTCACTATTGACAAAGGCTTGAGGAAACTGGTCGAGTGGTATACTTCAAGTCCGAAACGGCCTTAACCGCGAGAAGCAGGTCGATAGAAAACGCTTAAACCACTCATAAACAGATGATAAGCCTTCAAACCTCGGATGGGAACTGATGGTCGACCTGACAACAACGATAATTCTCGTGGAGAGCTTCATTATTTCACTGGTAACATGCTTGGTAGCGCTCCCATATTATATCAAAAGAGCCAGACAAGTGGATATCACTGGAAAGGACATTCACAAGCCAGGTTCACCTGCTATTGCTGAATGCGGCGGAGTGATACTTATTTTGGCTTATTTGCTCGGATTGTTTTTCTTCATACCATTCAACAGTGAGTTGCTAAATCTGGAGATCATTGGAA belongs to Candidatus Bathyarchaeia archaeon and includes:
- a CDS encoding SDR family NAD(P)-dependent oxidoreductase, translated to MLQKYQRVLVAGGAGFIGSHIVDELLKANIDVTVLDNLSTGRMENLKQHRHNKNLHFVKGDIRKAGHVREAIKNADAVFNDAAVVSVRLSVENPLLINAVNVNGALNLLKASVDCCVKRFVQASSASIYGETKTLPVTEDMSPQPISPYAVSELAAENYARVFHKVYGLETICLRYFNVYGPRQLYSEYTGAITIFMNRLLHNHPLTIYGDGEQTRDFVYVEDVARANMLALAKKEASGGVFNIATGTATSINTLVQTLMRTMTKTHRRPSYGKLKPGEIKHSYASIEKAKKTLRYKPMFTIDKGLRKLVEWYTSSPKRP